GGTACTGATTTTCCGGTTCTGATGAATGCACTTGGTTCAGAGAATAGAATGCAAATTGCTTTGGGAGTTAACGATTTTGGTGAAATCGGAAAAGAAATTGAAACGCTTTTCAAAAATCTGACAGGGCCTAAAAAGAACATTGTCGATAAATTAAAATTACTTCCTGAATTGGCAGCCTTATCTTCATACATGCCAAAGCAAATTTCCGGCAAAGGAAAATCACAAGAAGTAATACATCAAGACCCCGATCTTTCAATATTACCGATTTTGAAAACTTGGAGCAGAGACGGAGGCCGATTCATCACATTGCCGCAAGTTATTACAAAAGACCCTGATACAGGGATCAGAAATGTAGGCATGTATCGGATGCAGATATTTGAAAAGAACTTAACCGGAATGCATTGGCATAAACATAAAACAGGAGCAAGGCATTTTAATGAATATAAGAGACTCGGAAAAAAGATGCCTGTCTCTGTTGCCCTTGGCGGAGATCCTGTCTTAACATATGCAGCAACTGCACCCTTGCCTGATAATATTGATGAATATATGCTTGCCGGATTTTTACGAAAACAAAAAGTAAAATTAGTAAAAGCAATAACACAAGACATAGAAGTTCCGGCAGAAGCAGATATTATTATTGAAGGCTATGTTGATCCGCAAGAAGATTTTATTTGGGAAGGGCCTTTCGGCGATCATACCGGTTTTTTCTCTTTGGCCGATTGGTATCCTAAATTTCATGTTACTTGTATTACACACAGAAAAGATGCAGTATATCCGGCAACTGTTGTAGGAATACCGCCAATGGAAGATGCTTATATTGCAAAAGCCACAGAGAGAATTTTCTTGGCTCCGATAAAATTGACTATGCTTCCGGAAATGGCCAATATGAATATTCCGGATGCCGGAGTTGCACATAATTTGACTTTGGTAAGTATTCAAAAGACATTTGCCGGGCAAGCTCAAAAAGCTATGAGTTCATTATGGGGAGCCGGGCAAATGATGTTCAATAAAATGCTTACGGTTTTTGACAGTGAGGTTATGATTGATAATTATGAATCTGCAGCTCGAATATTTTCGGAACATGTTGATCCGGAGCATGATATTGTATTTATAAAAGGCCCTTTGGATGTTTTGGATCATTCATCAAGTAAATTTGCATTCGGAAGTAAAATGGGAATTGATGCCACAAAAAAATTCAAGGAAGAAATGTCGAATGAGCATTCTTTAAAGCCGGATATTAAAGCTGTTAATATTAATGTTCAAAAATTGAAAGAAAAATATTCTGAAATAAAAGAGATAAACACGACTTTATTGAAAAAGGATATCTCATTTATTTTTATTTCAATAATTAAAACAAAAAAGCAGCATATAAAACTCCTCTCTGAACAACTTGTAAAAGAGCAAGGAATAAATAAAGTCAAGTTCTTGGTCTTTGTTGATTATCCTGTTGATGTTTTTGATATTGAACAAACAACATGGATATTTGCCAATAATATTGAACCCTTGAGAGATTGTTTCATTTACGGATTTAAAAACGAAGATGAGGTTTCGCATCTTGCAATTGACGGAACAAGAAAACGAGCGGATATTGACAATTTCAAAAGAGATTGGCCCGATATTGTAACTTCTGATGAAGAAACTATTAAATTGGTTGATAACAGATGGGATGAATATGGTATCGGTAAATTTATAAAATCTCCTTCCGAAAAATATAAGCCTCTAATTTTAAGTAATACAGCTATTGTTGAATAAAGAAAAAGATTAAAAAATCCGGAACAAATAAAACATTTAAGTGTTTCAAGTTTATTGAATAATGCAAAAAAAACACATAACATACCAAAAAGCATTAAACAAAGCAATGTATTTATGCAGTAAGGCCGAAAAATGCAAGTCGGATATTCGTAAAAAATTATTTGACTGGAAAGCAAAACCGGAAGACCATATAAAAGTGATAAATGAACTGGAAAAACAACTCTTTATTGATGAAGAAAGATATACAAATTTTTATGTGAGAGATAAGTTCAAATTTAATAAATGGGGAAAGATAAAGATTAAAGCTATGCTTTTGCAAAAACAAATTCCGGAGAAGCTGATTGATGAGGCAATTGATAAAATTAAGCAAGAAGAATATCTTGAAATGTTAAAAAATGTTATAAATCAAAAGCTTAAACAAATAAAAGAAACAGACCCTTATAAAAAGAAAACCAGGCTGTTACAGTTTACTTCAGGCAGAGGTTTTGAACCAAATATAATTTTACAACTACTTGAAAATATAAAAAACTTTTAAATTAGCTTTTGAAAAGCGAAAAAAACATGTTTGATAACTATAACGAAAAACTCTTGCCTTTAGACGGAATTAAACTTAATTTCAATGAAACCGGGCTGATGATTATGAATATAACAATTGCATTTATTATGTTCGGCGTAGCATTAGGAATTAAAAGAGAGAATTTCCAAGACATTGTTAAAGACCCAAAACCGGTTGTTACGGGTGTTATTTCTCAATTTATATTAATGCCGGCAATAACATTTTTAATTGTGATGGTTGCAAAGCTGCCTGTCTCAATTTCATTAGGAATGCTTTTGGTTGCATCTTGTCCCGGCGGTAATGTCTCAAATTTTATGACTTCTTTGGCAAGAGGGAATGTTGCTCTTTCTGTTAGTTTAACTGCAATTGCAGATTTAGCGTCCATAATTATGACACCTTTAAGTTTTACGTTTTGGGGAAATTTATATATAGACACTTTGTCCGATATAGCCGACCCCATTCATATACCGTTTATTGAAGTGTTAAAAACTGTAACTTTATTAATGGGTGTGCCCTTGGTATTAGGGCTATGGTTTCAAAATAAATTTCCAAAAACAACCAAACGTATCTTTAAAACAGTTAAAATAGTATCTTTTGTCATTTTTTTAGGATTTATTGCCGGAGCAATAGCTGCGAATTTTGAACATTTCGCAAAATATTTTTGGTTGATATTTCCGATAGTCCTTATTCACAACATATTAGCCTTTGCGACAGGTTTCAGTATTTCCGGCTTGTTGAGGCTGTCTTTAATAAATCGAAAAACAATAACCATTGAAACCGGCATACAAAATTCCGGAATAGCCCTGGTTTTGATATTTAACAATAAAATTTTTCCTGACGACGGATATGGAGGCATAGCCTTTATTGCCGCAATGTGGGGAATATGGCATATTGCCTCAGGATTGATAATAAGTACTCTTTGGTCATATCGCAACGAGCCGGTTAATGAAACGGTACTAATAAAAGAAAAATAAAACTCCGGAAATCAGTGCAACTGATTCCGGAGTGTTTAAAATTGGAAAAGGTTCTTATTTTATTACAATTAATTTTTTATTTAATACCTGTCCCGTAGTACATTTGATCTTAATAATATAAGTTCCGCCGGGAATATTATCTGTACTCACATTATATATCTGATCTTCATTTATTTCCTTTATCAAAGTTCCTTGTAGATTATAAATACACACAGATGCCGGATTTATATTTCCAGTAAAAATTGAAAAATAATTTTCAGCAGGATTAGGGTATAAATTTACAGAATGTTCAAGTTTGGAATTAATATAAGCAGGAGGAGGTCCTTCAGGTTTCATAATATCAATAATTAAGCCTTCAATAACTGTAAGACTGTAAGGAAACTCATCAGGTAAAATATACCAACCATTACTGTATCCTCCCCAACCGAAGTTTACATGATAATAACCGTCGGTATTATAACCGTCAACTACAACATTATGCCCGACAGTCCAACTTTCATTAACAACTGCAAGATGTGCAGGTAACGAATCTTTCATGTTTTGTGTCAGACTATCATAGATACCGACATCATCTTCATCTAATAATTGTATATCTTCGCAAGCAAATTTTAAATAAGCTTCAAATGCCTGACTGACACCAAAAGTACCTGATCCTTCGGATGTATATACCTGTGTTGCAGCAACACCGCATGCAAAAGTCAAAGCTGCTTTGTCGTTATTTGTTAAAGGTTCAATATTTTCATAATGCATTACCAAAGTGTCAAGATATTTATTCAGATCAGGAAAACAAGGGAATTCGTTTTCTTCATAGTCATCATCAATCCAATATTGTCTGCTTGCATAATTATGGTAATAATCATCATCATCAGTAAAAACCGTACTATTGACAGTTTGATGATAATTTAGGATCATAGCCATAGCAACAGCGGGACATCCGGCATAGCTTCGAGTACTTGTTACCGGATCAATCGGACACATTTGATTGTAAGGAAAATTTTGAGTCCAATTTGATTCTAACCAACCGCCTGTTGCTGTTGTTCCACGGGGAGGCCATTGTTCAAATTTGTCTTTTTCAAAATTGAGATTAATCAAATCTTGTCTTTGTTGTTGTCTGTTTTTAATTATTGAGAAAGGAATTTTATTTAATGCATCATATCTTTTTTGAATATCATTGATAAGAAAATCAAAGAATTTTCCGCCAGCATCAATATTATCCATAAAAGAGTATGCTATAACGGGAATCATTTCGTTATCTCCCGGAACAATTACAAAACCGACAGGGTTTAAATGTACGGCATAAAATAAAACTTTCCCTTTATCATCGGTAACAGTTTCGTTATGATTAATTGAATAATCAAATTTTGAATGTTGCAAAAGTTTTGCCTAGGCAATTTATTTTGCATCTTTAACAGTTATAGGTTTTGCAAAAGAACCGGAGTAACCGGCTAATAAAAAAATTACAATTAGGATACAGCTTGGAATTTTGAGATGTTTCATGGTATTTAATATTTTAGAAAATTTAAATTTATTAAAATACAGTTTAAAAAGACAGAAAATAGGCATTTAGTTAATAATGAACATTCTTGTTAAACCGCTTAAAACATTGATGTAACCACACAGAATCCACAGAAATTCACAGATTTTTCTGTGGTAATCTGCGGTATCTGTGTGAAATATAATATAAAAGCTAATATTCATAAGAAATCTTAGTATTAGTTAAGTGCCTAATTAAACAAAATAATTTACAGCTTTAATACGTTGGCAGTATACAGTCTGCAATATATACGAGAAGTCCGGTAAAAAAACATTGATATAAATTTTTTATTAATGTTTTTACCGGACTTACCCTTAATACTATATGTCTTACCAAGTTTTAATCATAATTTTCATCACCTTCATCACCGTTACCTTCTTCTTCTTCTTCTTCATACTTCAATTCATCTATCATATCTTGAACTGATGAAATAAAAATTGAGCCTGAAAAATCAGCATTATCTGTAATTTCATTTAAAGCTTCTAATTTTTTTGCTTTATCTGAAAATGATATAGCTCGTTCTGCCAGAATTGCAACAGTAATATCTATATCAGAACTTGACAAATGGCTTGATTTTACCCAACCTTCACTAAACCATCCGTCTTGATGCCTTTTCCCTTTTACTTTCATCCAATCGTCTTGGGTTTCTGTTACCACAATAAATTGCATCATATCAAACTCCTTTTTTGAAGTAGCAAGTATATCAGGCCGTTTATATAATTTGGTTCTTGATTTAACAACATAGGAAGCGACATCAACTGCTGTTAAGTTTTTTTGTATCCATCCTTCGGTTCCGTCACCAAGAGTTATTTTTACATACTCTCTTACTTTTGAACTACTTGAATCAGCAACAGTTTCTCCGTAGGTTGTACCGGTTTCTCCCAGGTTCATTGTTGTAATATATTTTCCCTTTGAAGATGGTTCTTCTCTTAATGAGACAGCTTTCCACATACAAACAACATTCACTTCAAGATTCGGCTCATCTTCCGGATCATCTGATATAACATCTTCGTATGTTACTTCATTTTCTTCTTCTGTTGCTTCTTCATCCCCGCAACTGATGAACATTAATGGGAATAATAAAAGTAATAAACTTAATTTCAGATTTTTAGTAAGCATAATTATCGTTTTATGTTAAAAATAAAATTTATGTTTTAAATTATAAAGTTACTAAAAAAAAAGAAACAAACAAAATG
The window above is part of the Bacteroidales bacterium genome. Proteins encoded here:
- a CDS encoding thiol protease/hemagglutinin PrtT, producing the protein MQHSKFDYSINHNETVTDDKGKVLFYAVHLNPVGFVIVPGDNEMIPVIAYSFMDNIDAGGKFFDFLINDIQKRYDALNKIPFSIIKNRQQQRQDLINLNFEKDKFEQWPPRGTTATGGWLESNWTQNFPYNQMCPIDPVTSTRSYAGCPAVAMAMILNYHQTVNSTVFTDDDDYYHNYASRQYWIDDDYEENEFPCFPDLNKYLDTLVMHYENIEPLTNNDKAALTFACGVAATQVYTSEGSGTFGVSQAFEAYLKFACEDIQLLDEDDVGIYDSLTQNMKDSLPAHLAVVNESWTVGHNVVVDGYNTDGYYHVNFGWGGYSNGWYILPDEFPYSLTVIEGLIIDIMKPEGPPPAYINSKLEHSVNLYPNPAENYFSIFTGNINPASVCIYNLQGTLIKEINEDQIYNVSTDNIPGGTYIIKIKCTTGQVLNKKLIVIK
- a CDS encoding SH3 domain-containing protein, which gives rise to MLTKNLKLSLLLLLFPLMFISCGDEEATEEENEVTYEDVISDDPEDEPNLEVNVVCMWKAVSLREEPSSKGKYITTMNLGETGTTYGETVADSSSSKVREYVKITLGDGTEGWIQKNLTAVDVASYVVKSRTKLYKRPDILATSKKEFDMMQFIVVTETQDDWMKVKGKRHQDGWFSEGWVKSSHLSSSDIDITVAILAERAISFSDKAKKLEALNEITDNADFSGSIFISSVQDMIDELKYEEEEEEGNGDEGDENYD
- a CDS encoding menaquinone biosynthesis decarboxylase, whose translation is MQKFIKKTEEAGELVRIKVYVDPVLEMSETVDRISKEKGGGKAVLFENTGTDFPVLMNALGSENRMQIALGVNDFGEIGKEIETLFKNLTGPKKNIVDKLKLLPELAALSSYMPKQISGKGKSQEVIHQDPDLSILPILKTWSRDGGRFITLPQVITKDPDTGIRNVGMYRMQIFEKNLTGMHWHKHKTGARHFNEYKRLGKKMPVSVALGGDPVLTYAATAPLPDNIDEYMLAGFLRKQKVKLVKAITQDIEVPAEADIIIEGYVDPQEDFIWEGPFGDHTGFFSLADWYPKFHVTCITHRKDAVYPATVVGIPPMEDAYIAKATERIFLAPIKLTMLPEMANMNIPDAGVAHNLTLVSIQKTFAGQAQKAMSSLWGAGQMMFNKMLTVFDSEVMIDNYESAARIFSEHVDPEHDIVFIKGPLDVLDHSSSKFAFGSKMGIDATKKFKEEMSNEHSLKPDIKAVNINVQKLKEKYSEIKEINTTLLKKDISFIFISIIKTKKQHIKLLSEQLVKEQGINKVKFLVFVDYPVDVFDIEQTTWIFANNIEPLRDCFIYGFKNEDEVSHLAIDGTRKRADIDNFKRDWPDIVTSDEETIKLVDNRWDEYGIGKFIKSPSEKYKPLILSNTAIVE
- a CDS encoding RecX family transcriptional regulator; translation: MQKKHITYQKALNKAMYLCSKAEKCKSDIRKKLFDWKAKPEDHIKVINELEKQLFIDEERYTNFYVRDKFKFNKWGKIKIKAMLLQKQIPEKLIDEAIDKIKQEEYLEMLKNVINQKLKQIKETDPYKKKTRLLQFTSGRGFEPNIILQLLENIKNF
- a CDS encoding bile acid:sodium symporter family protein, encoding MFDNYNEKLLPLDGIKLNFNETGLMIMNITIAFIMFGVALGIKRENFQDIVKDPKPVVTGVISQFILMPAITFLIVMVAKLPVSISLGMLLVASCPGGNVSNFMTSLARGNVALSVSLTAIADLASIIMTPLSFTFWGNLYIDTLSDIADPIHIPFIEVLKTVTLLMGVPLVLGLWFQNKFPKTTKRIFKTVKIVSFVIFLGFIAGAIAANFEHFAKYFWLIFPIVLIHNILAFATGFSISGLLRLSLINRKTITIETGIQNSGIALVLIFNNKIFPDDGYGGIAFIAAMWGIWHIASGLIISTLWSYRNEPVNETVLIKEK